TAATTAGAACTTTATACtaatatataaaagaacaaaCCTTCAAAACAAGTTGACTCCACAACcgcaattattttatgttttaaacgTCTACTCTTGTAGACCAACTGTTAAATATGTAAGTGTTCCTTGGCCTAGAGTAACTACATAATTCTTGCATCTGCAAAGCATCACTAGAATTATGCTGCAGTTGTGCTATAACttacctctcttattaagacttCTAGTTCATTATTGGTAAATTTTGccattctttttctatttttctgttttcgAAAACCGTCATCCATTTCACATTGTTCGTCATTATCAGATGTTTCATTTTCTGACAGGACCTTAGAACAGGACTTCGATGTAACCTTCTTAAATGCTTCATGAGTACCTTTAGAGCATGAAGGCACCACATTTTTGTCTAATTCGACACTCTCCATATTAATATTACTTTGTACAGGCTGATCATTTGGGACAACAGCATGTGCATTTGCCCTAAGTACAGGTAACAATAATAACAGTTGTTTCCATTCAGATTCAGTCATGGACACCTGTTCTTCAGCCATAGCCATTTTGTGTTAAACGGCAGCGAATTCGCTTAAAATATTTCGCGCCATAAATAATCACATGACTCGTAATGCGAATTACGTCATCACGTAATATGCGAATTGCATATTGAATTTTCGCGGctgtttctaaaacaaaaatttgttgAAATAAACAACTGACCCATTTCCACCAAGACACACATTAAAAGAATGTAAATTAGTctataagaaaaacaaatattgccaacaaacatttaaatgtgCATCTTTTAATTGAGTTTTAATGCGCATTTGTAGAACATGCGCTCGCTATTTGCGACTGGATCTTATGTCAAcgctaaaaatcacaaaaaacgcGCATTTTCTGTAAGATACAGTAGGTCGAAGAACTGAGGTACTATCCACTATGCACTATGCactacctttggttatttaacctattgtgttcatgtccaaacttttggtattgctttaacacaagacatagggaataggccatacctacttaggtgcctctgagaggacaaagtgtcagtttactctcattgcacaccattttggaattaacacttgtgcGATATTTCAAGATCCAGCATACAAGGTGTTGGTTTGTCcgatgtttttcccacaatgggagcCACCTAATTTCTTTCactatagacaccctcctgctccccaccccaactcatactactattagagggcatataggctgatgtaatgatctaggtgggaccagtattctcattactcagatatactgcaatccttacaacCGTGAAACCAGGTCGGGATACATcataattttaagtgtttttatattttattaattccctcttttgattttaaatgaactattaaatgttatgttttattgagcgattccttcttctacagactagtggaatgcAAACTGTTGTTTACGTAATTAGCACtccttacactattgcactttattaactcttaattgttcatcacaagatataataatgacaacacatcaaagtgtggacacaatgaatttattttgaatgaatttatttgcactcatcccaaaaatttttttaaggcattaattattcctttcatggtttccaagttacacacacaatctaattatatttattaacaaggctgTGCGTCCTCGTTAGCTATTCTGGTTCTATGTTATGaatttgtaccagaaagaaaggaactgcagaTCCTTtctttctggtataaattcataacATAGAACCAGACCTATGACCATGGACTGATAACAAAAAGAGGAAGGCTACATGAAGATACCAACTGCACTACCTATAGCCCAATTCTGACACTACTATGCCCCTTTTGTCTTGTCTTTACTCACTCCTGCTATATGGAAATCATCAAAGAATTACATTGCTGCTGACTGGATAGTCTATTACTTACTGAAACCCTTTACAAGGTTCTGAACCTAACCTAGTGACTGGACACCCTGCTTGCAGCAGGATAATGCTACTTTGCAGTGGCAGCAGACCTGACTCTACTAGTTACTCAAGCAATGATATAAACTGGGGAGCCTAGAACCTTGATCTGAGAGTAAACATAGATTTTAAAAAGAtagctggggctcatttatgtaGATTAACCCATaagaactgtttttgttttttttttttgcctgctaTGGGTTAATGAAAGCATACATGTATGTTAATCTTTTTTCTTCATTTGCAGATTGATAATTATAACCAAATGAAATATTGCAATGATGAATGGAATAAAGTTATTTGGAATATTGCTATTCGCTCTGTCTGTTGGCTTTGTCTACAAAACCACCAGAAAACAATTGAGTTTTGAACATTTCCCTGCCTTTTTTTCAAAGCCTTTAATCAATAACAATACTAATACCAATACAAATAGTAATACCAATACCAATACTCATACCAATACCAATACCAATGCTAATATCAATACCAATGTTAATACCAATACCAATGCCAGTATGAATCCAGAGGAAATTCTAAGAGACGGAAATGGAGTTATATTTTTGGAGACTACTGACAGAATGGAGCCCCCTTCTCTAGTGCTGTGTGCTATTGAGTCTGCGGCCCGTGTGTACCCTGATAGACCAGTGGTTTTCTTCATGAAAGGATTAACAGACATTAACTCAGAAGAGGATGAGAAACGAGCAAAGGAAAGATTTCCATCTTTGTCTGCTTTTAAGAATGTCTACATCTTCCCACTCAGAATGGAGGAATTATTTAAAGACACGCCACTTTTGGAATGGTATCTAAAGGTATGTATACAAATGTATGAAGTTAAAATTATTAAGGGCACATTTTGCATACTGTGTAAAgcaaaatgatatcctttttataAGAAAGATGTATATTCACtctaatttaaataattatatttattagtaCCTTTGGGGGCACATTCCAAGAGCTCTATCATCTGTTCAGTACTTGACACTCACATAATATAATGCTATAGTTAAAgacaatttctttttaaatattttagtccCCTTTGACCTTTATTAAAAGTACAAGGTAGTTAATACAgctatggggcctgttattcagaatgctcagaacctggggttttccagatctttccataatttggaacttcatactatggggcaaattaacttaCCCTATATTGcgctagcgacggctttgctgacatcgcaacacttcgccaggcatagattcgccaggacaacgctaattcccaaAAATCTAaagtccagggcgccaaacgcttgcgaagttgcgctattgttactgcggcaagcaaagcaaagttacactagcattggctaatttgcatacagcgggacgttaaatggacgtatatgttgcagccaatacattacacaagcccgggaaccttaataaaagaaaataaagttgtgatattgccctacacatgagcccagtgtatagtttatgtgccatatgttaggaaatgtagggggaagccgggtaccccccaaaaaaaaccgatcttttgcagcctatcaccctgtaaaaagtaaaagaccaagtcctatctactctattgcacttcgcctggtctgagctggtgaaggcaagtctggcaagagaggtaatgttcagtcATATCTCAAtgatattttttatagtgtaactAAAATAAATAGTATGTTAATAGTATGTTAATATTGATGTTTACCCATAATGTGGGGTAAGTAGAGGTAACGCATCTATATTTTCTTGTATAAAATCGGCAGTGTACAGAGACACGTTATTTATAGTGTATTTATTACAGACAAGGCAATAGCCAGTGATAACAATAGCAAAGTATTAACAGAATTAGGGAGAGTGTGAGTTAGACATTTCCTGACCTGTGCATCACTATAAGGAAATCACTGTGTCCAAAGCACTGATTTACTCAGTATGTCTCTGAGTTCCATCAACCATGGCTCTTTGTGCATCCCATGGGCAGAAGACCTACTTTCTTGACATTGGGCCTTCTACTTTAACTTCAAGTTCAGCCTGGAGAGGTAACAATGAGCTGAACATACTTATTACTTCCCTGGTTCCCTGTGAAAAGGAGATAAAATGGGATGTCCaatcaaacaaataaattataattCACAAGCTCAGAGCTACAGAGTTAGGTACTGTAACTATCATGAGATCTTTGTTCAGCCATTATAACTTAATATTAAATGAACCATATTGAGGAACCAGAAACTACAAACCCCTTTTGAAGTTTTTAGTGGGGGGCCCTAACCCTAATTTTAAATTTTCTAATTTGATGCATCTGAGGCAGCTCTTTGCCAAGCTTAACTTTTCATTAGCATGTTTTTGTCcttgcaagtagtgatgggcaaatttttcccgttttgctttgccgaaaaatgtaaaatgtgaattttgatgcccacttcaattctgatgctcgcgtcaactttgacgccatcattaaagtcaatgagcatccaAGTAATGTTATGCGCGACGGTTTTGATACAAGCGACGTTTCGATATTTGAGAATTTTTGGAGcattttcgcaaatgtattcaccaatGGCTAAAAGTGGAAATTCGCACCTgataaatttattcgcccatcactacttgtaaggCCTCCTTCCTCCTCATTTTCCATGCCTTTCAGAGGTTCTGCTTGTGAGGCACAGGCTGACCTGCAGTCTTTAGCCACTGGGGAGGTGGTAAGTGGGCATGTTTGCTATAACCTTATTTACCTGAATAAAGCATTCTCAACTCTTGCCAAACTTccagtttctctgtaataaatggACAGGCATAGGAGCTACATCGAAGTTTAGTTTAAAATACCAAATATCAATCAGCTGTTACTTTTGAAATGTCGACTACAAAATTACTGCAAAGACTTGTACTGACAACTGCACTTGTGTAAGTTAGCCCCTGTGTTTAGGGAGTTTGGTAAAAGACAcgcttaaggtgcccatacactgagagatccgcttgtttggcaatgtcgccaaactagcggatctccctctgatatgcccaccttgaggtgagcaatatcgggctgatccgatcgctttgtcccatccgatcgagatctggccgactttcggccagatctcgatcgctgaagcccgtcgggggaccccaaacacgggccaataagctgccgacacggtctgtcggcagcttttatcggcccgtgtatggcaacctttagttGGATGAAGAGATGAGTTCTGCTGGGAGTAGTCCCCTGTAAATAGCagaaacattcatttttatctgttatgttaaaaaatattttagctgATTTAGATATCCTATAATCATAGTCCGGCACACGGACAAATACagaattttaccttttttattattgtgttctAGGCTAATAAAAGGTGGGAACGTTACTGGATCCATAACCTCTCCGATGGCTGTAGGATGGCTATGATTTGGAGATATGGTGGACTTTACTTTGATGCTGATGTCATCTCAATGCGACCAAtcccagaaaataacttttttactgCTCAGAGTACTGATACATCTGGCAGTAGTGTTTTTGGCCTCACTCCTCGTAACAAGTTTGCCTGGAAGTGTTTGAATGACTTTGTGCTCAATTATAACGGAGATATTTGGGGACATCAAGGCCCAGACCTTTTTACACGTGTTCTGAAACCACTATGTGGGACTGAGTTTAAGGTAGTAGAGGATATCATCTGTGGAAATATTTCTTGCTTGAACCCCGAGCGCATCTACCCTATACCATATCAAAACTGGAGGAAGTATTTTGAGGTTTGGAAGGAATTGCCATCTTTCAGTAACTCCTATGGTGTGCATCTGTGGAATTATATGAACAGAGACGAGAAGAAGTCTATAGTTCCTGGAAGTAACACTTTGGTGGATCATCTCTACAAACAGTACTGTCCAACAGTACAtggatccctttaataaccttAAGGACCATACAGTTGGATTATTAAATCTTGATCAGATATGTAAACATCTATACACCCTCAAAGTCATTGTTTCTCATAGGTTTCAGCTAAAACATAAggtaaaggtatttttttttatatgactttATCCTGATTTCTAAAATGATTATGTACGCATTATATAATATCAAATACTTTATtagtctttcatttgttttatttttctttgatccAACATCTTAAATCTTGCAGATTTAAAATCATTCACCATACAAATTAGACTGGCCAGCACTTTTTTGGGCCTGTTATAATGATGAATATTTCTTGTTGATATGGTAACCATTTGGTGTAAATGTtctctttcattttatttgaaaataagcaTTTGTAACTAAGGGTTTAACCAAGTGGCCAACCAGTTGATTATGTTAATAGATTTATATTTCAAATGATCTTCAGGCATAGTTTTTGCACTGTACAGATAAGAGCTAtactttatgtattattttatagaacagtttgtttatatatattttcctatatGCATATGCTAAATATGCAGTTCAATCTGTTGGGTGTTGTAATTGTGACTATATTTTGCCACTTCTAGGGTTAACGTATACTGTATAACTGGGTATATGTTAAGGATAAAGCTCAGGTCGTTACACTGTTGTTTTCTGTTGGTGACAGATAGACATCCAATTTCTGCCAGTACTTACTGTCATTTCAGGGACATTGTGATAAAAATACACAAGTGCTTTATAAAGCTGAAACATTctactttttttctgttgtatCGAGAATGCCAGTTTGTCCAGATACCCCCTGCAAGTCTTGCACCTCCGGGATAGGTTCCATTGTCctgaatcattttatttaaaatatttaaagattttaaatgGGTAGTTTACCTCTTCTGAAATTCTCTTCAAGTTATTTACAATTGCCAAACCAGTTAGGGActtcaaaaaatgcaaaaaatatttttttatttcctttaaaaagcaaGCATTTATCCAATCATAGGGGTCAAACTGTGTGCACTCTGGAGCAACCAGAGAAGCAAGGCTGTGTAGATTTCCATCTTGCAAATGCTCTATGTCTTCCTAAATCATTTGTAAAGCACTAATCATAATGGCTTTTTAAGTAATACTGATATTGATACTCTGCAAGTGAGCAGGGAAGGGATGTGCATGCAAAAAAGCAAACTTGATTTCCACTTCCAGTGGGAAAATAAAGACCAATGATCGGGTAAGCCCTTGCTTTCAAAggtaatagaaaaatatttttttaacaagtgCCAATTGCCAAAATGCTTATGTAGGGAATACTAAGGCAGACATTCACCAATGTTCAACTTGTTGTTTAGGTAAACTGCCCCTGTAAAAGTTTACTCTGTTACATTCAcatgcaaagtgtattttatgttGTTTACAGTTTTACCCCAGCCTGCCCTTGGGCTCAGACATCATCAATACAATTTAATCTATAATCAAATATGGGGCACAACATTGTACtgctcttatttttttaatatgattgcAATATTTCAAAATACTACTTGCCTTTAGTCAACTGTACATTAAATCATTATTAAATGACTTCTTGGTAAATTGCCTCCTGCTTTTCACTGAATTTGGGAGTGAGGTAATAAGGTCAGCTTTCCAATGAAATGTCTTATGTACATAGAAACACCATCTTTATGGTTCATGGCAGGAATTGTACCCATACTCTCAGGATCTCAGACACACAAAACAAAGTAGGTTCAGTTATTTAGGGTAATAGCACAGAGTGTCATGAGTTATTTCACAATAGAATTTTATAGCTCCATGGCACAGTGGAAAGCATTAGGTGCAGATGATTCCCTTCAACATGAATTGGAGTAATTTACAGCATTTTGCACCCCTCAAGTGAAGCTACAAAACTTTGGAAACAAAATGCTCAAATTGCCTTTGCAATTGACCATAATTTATATGAAAGGCCCACTAACATGAAAGATAAATAATTAGGGTTCATGTACATCTGCTAGTGCAGAGTACAAAGTGCAAATAGACgtaacgatggcgaagtttcgctagcgttaattcagcaggcatagcgaagttgcactagcgttggctaatttgcatacggtgggaagttaaatctcaatggacgtatatgttgcagcaaatacattacactacacaagtccagggagccttaataaaataacgttgttattttgccctacacatgagcccagtgtatagtttatgtgccatatgtaagaaaatgtaggggggaagccgggtaccctaaaaaaaaattaggatcttttgcagcctattaccctgaaaaactgaaacgTCGCCaacatttttggactttttttctgaggaactcctatctactctattgcacttcgcctggtcttgcgtagttacgtccattcgccagaatgAAAATTCGCCtagcgttagagtgcaaagtagcgctacagtctatctcctaaTTTAGGAgcgcaaatttacgccagcgcccgttaataaattggcgaagtcccgaaatgacatcatgctggagaattttcgccagcgttagtcactttgcactttaataaatttgccccttggacttTCTTTGTTTCACTCCCAATATCAttaataagtaattaatacattaataagTAATGTAGTATGCCTTTGCAAAATATCTAATATCTAAACTATAACCTGTGCTTAGTAATTTTACATTTGTCCCATGGTCTGTTAAGGCTAAGCTCAGGGATAGTAAATGAGTACAAAAAGTCATGTGCGCTCAGGTATGCACTGTGTTTGGAATGTAATCCCGTTAATAAATAACTCACACACACTTATACAAACTGGTGAAGACTTATGAGTGCAGTACCATACAATgttcttttatattaaataaacagtGTGTAGTATATTTATAGTGCCACTTCAATCAGTGATTAAGAAATAGCAATGTAGTGTAAAACAGAGCATTAAttgcttgaattcaaaaatataaaatgaaaactaacCGAGCAATGTTTCAGGCATATAGCCCCCTCCCCAGGTTCATAATAATGAAACCCACATAATGATACATCAGATTAAAAGGCTTACagatatagatatgggacctgttatttggaattcttgggacctggggttttcccaataacgaatatttccataatttggatcttcatgccttgtcTCCTAGTTCTACTTCTATAATGGCAATATATAACTACAACCTCTTTTGATAATAGGATATTCTCCAAAACAGTGACTCAAACCTCTGTgaaatcatttcccttttctacaAAACAATTAAGGGTTGGATTGGTAGCTTGTTTTGCTCTTGCTTAGTGGTTTCTCTAATAACCAACCTACTGTATTTCTAATAGCCAGAAGTGATCTTAAATCCAGGACTGGACTGGCAATCGGAGGAttctggctaatgccagagggtctgctgtATGATGTTATAGAGAATAACTATTTATTAGGTTGCTGGGAATTGTTTTGGCCACTGTGTACTGGAAATGCCAGAGCCGATTCTTTAccataaaaatgtacataaagtTTCAGCACAATCTTTATTCTTAAATCATGCTCTTTTTGATTCAAGTAGAACCCAAAAATTACCTCTTTCTTCAAGTCTTATTTGTGTACCCTTTCAACAAATgaaatagattatatatatataaattatgctAAGGGAgtagtaaatttgcgaatttcccacgtaatttgcgaaacggtgaaaaattagcaaaaggtGTATTTTGATGGCGGTGTAAATtcatgggtgtcaaaattgacgctggtgacaattccgacgccgccGACAGTTTGAcgctcattaaaatcaatggtgGTGCGTTTAATTGTCTCCAGCATCATAATTGTCGCTGGTATTGGAATGGTCGCAGaagtcaaaaaaactttttttgctgcaaatttgcacatttatTTGCCGGCTgcgaaacttggaaatttgccgcaaatttgcgcctgacgaataaattcgcccatcactataggggAGTGTTTATTGTCCTTTTCAGGTGCATTCCTCTGATTGAGGTCCAACCTTTGAGGAGAATTACTTGTAGTTCATGCAAATTTCCAGATATGGGAAAACTTTCAAACTTTTCAAATTATTGCAGTGattctcagggtcggactggacatgggggggcccaccgggtaactaTACTTGGGGCCCCCCGCGCGCATGCGTGAACGTCTAGCCGCATgccagcgcacatgcgcaaacGTCTTGGAGCAccgattaatttttatttgggggcccagACATCGGCGGAGGGGGGCCAGAAcaatgggggaggggggctgggccggcggggacCCATGAAGGCCGGGGGGGGGgtttcccgctggcccagtccgacactggtgattCTGTTTTTTTAGCACAAACTagcaaattaaattaaactttcaaaaacttacattttaaagatttattgaGCAAAAAGAACTTCAGATTTATATATTCTGCATCTGAAATTCAAAATattcaaggaaataaaaaaaaaatcaatgttaataaatcagcccctaagcatttatcccaaatctcaccctaaacaACGTTTAAGTCTGGGCTTTTAGGTATATAAGAGAGAGCAAATgagcattctccccaaatcaTACTTAAATAGACTTTAGACTAAGTCCccccctgccactgctccaggCTCCACAGCAAGGCCAGACCCATGATTTCAGTTTgataataatattacatttggTTGTACCTAGTTCCCTCTTGCTTTGTGGCATGACAAAATGAAGAAGTAAGACAAAGAGATTCCTCTTTCTATTAGTCAATAAGGCAGAGGCAGAATAAATATTTCGAAACATGTCACTAGGCAAAAGATCCT
The genomic region above belongs to Xenopus laevis strain J_2021 chromosome 5L, Xenopus_laevis_v10.1, whole genome shotgun sequence and contains:
- the LOC108717148 gene encoding alpha-1,4-N-acetylglucosaminyltransferase, whose protein sequence is MMNGIKLFGILLFALSVGFVYKTTRKQLSFEHFPAFFSKPLINNNTNTNTNSNTNTNTHTNTNTNANINTNVNTNTNASMNPEEILRDGNGVIFLETTDRMEPPSLVLCAIESAARVYPDRPVVFFMKGLTDINSEEDEKRAKERFPSLSAFKNVYIFPLRMEELFKDTPLLEWYLKANKRWERYWIHNLSDGCRMAMIWRYGGLYFDADVISMRPIPENNFFTAQSTDTSGSSVFGLTPRNKFAWKCLNDFVLNYNGDIWGHQGPDLFTRVLKPLCGTEFKVVEDIICGNISCLNPERIYPIPYQNWRKYFEVWKELPSFSNSYGVHLWNYMNRDEKKSIVPGSNTLVDHLYKQYCPTVHGSL